Proteins from a single region of Theileria parva strain Muguga chromosome 1, complete sequence, whole genome shotgun sequence:
- the hisS gene encoding Histidyl-tRNA synthetase, with translation MTYLTLDCNKLLSIDDLCLVGLSKVYISIEPELAKKINLNLEEINSTPKCNNSTDFDLSFVDREYLKSRMICCNILQQALRWKPKPNSLFITKLVKALNTNSNFKRFPSDKTLYNGDLSYTQSPGIPRMLSTVTSPKSDLNNPSEILQKEVGLSSDELNSLVNSQTEFLSNVSVLGSLLKTMSNLSDLNMGLLCESISVPYDFLLLPELQKIPNVMETVRNILWLTEDSKLIPKKGGDKNLKSLISTQLVHTSELRSLSQSILKEVSKMFSSLCSNLVQPELQNVVDKAWSASLDSQLNALLYSLKNVVVLYNEILPLVFSKYSESYNNGVENCVDGLSVESLEKSLNKYNELFSSFKEKWNNLPKPTLTSLEYLADLYNDYSSLSLCVSVNMLNLKELNDQKAYEKKAKSSKQVQKSVLGHGNELYKDFLDKEVCKGVKYCDSGVWDTLSRTLSGSSLLSLCNKFEALLVPQNQKTRLPKLPKGTMDFCPNEVLTRRVVISSIKDIFRQHGAVEIETPVFELKETLLGKYGEDQKLIFDLKDQGGEQLSLRYDLTVPFARFVAMNKMEKIKRFHIGKVYRRDEPQLARGRYREFYQCDLDCAGEYPKMVPDAEIIFILVRVLRLLKGGSFAVRVNHRAILDAVLLHCGVEVSMHRTICSSIDKLDKLPWDKVKLEMTSEKGLPEYIADKIKEFIEINGTFTEVLEKLRDKNVTTLTKDSSVTSVKDKSDGNVLDEMALLWSYLEAFGVKESEVMFDMSLARGLDYYTGVIFEAFLKDEEVGSVGAGGRYDGLIGMFSGKNVPAVGMSVGIERLFRTMPKQNSGDLTDVFVCSVGSPQMFFERMKLVGMLWSHGIRAEFLYNINANLRKQLDAATDKGVSLMVLVGDSELETDTVKIKRLSYNEEERLEDLTVKRSELVNTLKSLLSDNTKYDKLVKTLFNPK, from the exons ATGACATATTTGACCTTGGATTGCAACAAATTGTTGTCAATTGATGATTTGTGTTTGGTAGGTTTATCAAAAGTTTACATCTCAATCGAGCCTGAACTGGCTAAAAAAATCAACTTAAACTTGGAAGAAATAAATTCAACTCcaaaatgtaataatagCACTGATTTTGACCTTTCTTTTGTCGATAgagaatatttaaaatcaaGAATGATTTGTTGTAACATACTTCAGCAAGCACTTAGATGGAAGCCAAAGCCTAATTCACTGTTTATAACCAAATTGGTTAAAGCTCTAAACACAAACTCTAACTTTAAGAGATTCCCTTCTGATAAAACTCTTTATAATGGAGATTTATCCTACACCCAATCTCCAGGAATACCTAGAATGTTATCTACAGTTACATCGCCAAAGTCTGACTTAAATAACCCATCAGAAATATTGCAAAAGGAGGTTGGATTATCGTCTGATGAACTTAACTCTCTAGTTAACTCACAAACTGAATTTTTATCCAACGTCTCAGTCTTGGGTTCACTTCTGAAAACAATGTCAAATTTGAGTGATTTGAATATGGGATTACTGTGCGAATCAATCTCAGTGCCATATGATTTTCTACTCCTTCCCGAACTCCAGAAGATTCCTAACGTTATGGAGACTGTGAGGAATATACTCTGGCTAACTGAAGACAGTAAACTCATTCCAAAAAAG GGTGGAGataagaatttaaaatcacTAATTTCAACTCAATTGGTACATACCTCTGAGCTGAGATCTCTATCTCAATCAATTCTTAAGGAAGTATCCAAAATGTTTTCATCACTCTGCTCAAATCTAGTACAACCAG AATTGCAAAATGTAGTTGATAAAGCATGGAGCGCCTCATTAGATTCACAGCTTAACGCTTTGttatattctttaaaaaatgttgtTGTTCTCTATAACGAAATACTCCCTCTTGTGTTCTCTAAATACTCAGAATCATACAATAAT gGAGTGGAAAATTGCGTTGACGGGCTTAGTGTTGAAAGTTTAGAAAAGTCCTTGAATAAGTATAATGAATTGTTTTCAAGTTTTAAAGAAAAGTGGAATAACTTACCAAAACCAACACTTACATCGCTAGAATACCTGGCTGATTTGTACAATGATTACTCTAGTCTTAGTTTGTGCGTTTCAGTAAATATGCTTAATTTGAAGGAGCTTAATGACCAGAAAGCATATGAAAAGAAGGCTAAATCGAGTAAACAGGTGCAAAAGTCAGTTTTAGGTCATGGAAACGAATTATACAAAGATTTTTTGGATAAGGAAGTGTGTAAAGGAGTTAAGTACTGTGACTCAGGAGTGTGGGATACACTATCACGTACACTTAGTGGAAGCAGTCTTCTTAGCCtttgtaataaatttgaagcTCTTTTGGTACCTCAGAACCAGAAAACTAGGCTCCCAAAGTTGCCAAAGGGAACGATGGACTTTTGCCCAAACGAGGTACTCACAAGGAGAGTAGTAATCAGTTCAATAAAGGACATTTTCAGACAACACGGAGCGGTTGAAATAGAAACGCCAGTTTTCGAGTTAAAGGAGACTTTGTTAGGAAAGTACGGAGAGGACCAgaagttaatttttgatttaaaaGATCAAGGAGGTGAACAACTATCACTCAGATACGATTTAACAGTGCCATTTGCAAGATTTGTGGCAATGAATAAGATGGAAAAGATTAAGCGTTTTCATATAGGGAAGGTTTACAGAAGAGATGAGCCACAACTTGCAAGAGGAAGGTATAGGGAATTTTACCAGTGTGACTTGGACTGCGCGGGTGAATACCCCAAAATGGTCCCAGACGCTGAGATTATTTTCATCCTAGTTAGGGTGCTTAGACTTCTTAAGGGTGGCTCCTTTGCCGTTAGAGTGAACCACAGAGCAATTCTTGATGCTGTGCTTTTGCACTGCGGAGTTGAAGTTTCAATGCACAGAACTATTTGTAGCTCTATTGATAAACTGGACAAACTGCCCTGGGATAAAGTTAAGCTTGAAATGACAAGTGAAAAGGGACTACCAGAATACATTGCAGATAAGATTAAAGAGTTTATTGAGATTAACGGGACGTTCACCGAAGTTTTAGAAAAACTGAGGGATAAAAATGTCACAACACTCACAAAGGATAGCTCAGTTACTAGTGTTAAGGACAAATCAGATGGTAATGTTTTGGATGAAATGGCTTTGTTGTGGTCCTATTTAGAAGCGTTTGGAGTTAAAGAAAGTGAGGTGATGTTTGACATGAGCCTTGCAAGAGGATTAGATTACTACACAGGAGTTATATTTGAAGCCTTTTTAAAAGACGAAGAGGTTGGATCGGTAGGAGCAGGAGGGAGATATGATGGACTTATTGGAATGTTTTCTGGCAAAAACGTGCCTGCGGTAGGAATGTCAGTAGGAATTGAAAGACTATTTAGAACAATGCCAAAGCAGAACTCTGGTGACTTGACAGACGTTTTTGTGTGCTCTGTAGGTTCCCCTCAAATGTTTTTTGAAAGGATGAAACTGGTCGGAATGTTGTGGAGCCATGGGATCAGAGCTGAATttctatataatataaatgcAAATCTACGTAAACAGCTGGATGCCGCTACAGATAAAG gAGTATCATTGATGGTGTTGGTTGGAGATTCTGAGCTAGAAACTGACACTGTGAAGATTAAGAGGTTAAGTTATAATGAGGAAGAAAGATTAGAAGATTTAACAGTTAAAAGATCCGAGTTGGTAAACACACTCAAATCTCTCCTTTCAGATAATACCAAATACGacaaattagtaaaaacACTGTTTAATCccaaataa
- the mak5 gene encoding DEAD/DEAH box helicase family protein has translation MDFLDKNPDNNTSISQHLDNSNLKWKDVDIPGDLFSEGLISLEVLDNAQNHQDSKTNSVKPISKVRNHKQKPENDKIPQQKEVTIDYEEVNKKTKPWINVLGQDYTIPQQILVNLYKNNFNTPTPIQRLTLVPSIVHKNHILISSETGSGKTLCFVLPIVISLLSQKTENKIEALVILPTRELAVQVKKIFFMILEGVDIRVLSIIGGISVQKQERLLKKDPSIVVATPGRLHDFVNDGKLRGLFQLRYLVLDEVDKFFEDNSYKDVQLIVKYVKNSKIQYFLSSATILNMKEDLNGLFKLLSITNPTVCICSKDNQLSIPYDKLTNKVLYKKLYARSLTKVLMPENLTFQLLESEDKYKEVRLVGYLVDYLCNFESKKCIIFVNTITYVYRLESLLSLIFWKDLHELRLKRKYCATFDLDTKLDYVAGIHSRLRQKQRLNRLEKFSSNKKSILICTDVASRGLDIPNIDIVIHFYPPKNKSLFLHRSGRTARLKSDGVSVCFCTPNDRELWKKLFTAINKNVDKIDKIEEIPRDKFMKLKDLLQLAEVIEKSEFKMSKEKSIQSWFQNAARRAEIILSDDESEEETKRQRSYKAMKSEKRKLLKIRSEFGIDN, from the exons ATGGattttttagataaaaatcCAGATAATAATACCTCAATATCGCAACACTTAGataattcaaatttgaaGTGGAAGGATGTTGATATCCCAGGAGATTTGTTTTCTGAAGGATTAATTTCCTTAGAAGTTCTTGATAATGCACAAAATCATCAAGATTCAAAAACAAATTCAGTAAAACCCATTTCGAAGGTTAGAAATCACAAACAAAAGCCcgaaaatgataaaataccTCAACAAAAAGAAGTAACAATCGATTATGAAgaagttaataaaaaaacCAAACCTTGGATTAACGTTTTAGGCCAAGATTACACAATTCCACAACAAATTCTcgtaaatttatataaaaataacttcaaCACACCCACACCTATACAAAGATTAACTCTAGTCCCCTCTATTGTACACAAAAACCATATATTAATATCCTCTGAAACG GGCTCGGGGAAAACATTATGTTTCGTACTACCAATTGTAATATCACTCTTATCTCAAAAAACtgagaataaaattgaGGCTTTGGTAATTTTACCAACAAGGGAACTAGCAGTTCAAGTTAAAAAGATATTCTTTATGATTTTAGAAGGAGTTGATATTAGAGTACTTTCCATTATAGGAGGAATTTCTGTCCAAAAACAGGAACGATTACTGAAGAAAGACCCAAGTATAGTTGTTGCAACTCCTGGTAGACTGCATGATTTCGTGAACGATGGCAAACTTAGAGGTCTATTCCAGCTTAGATATTTGGTTTTGGACGAAGTTGACAAGTTTTTTGAGGATAACTCATACAAGGACGTTCagttaattgtaaaatatgtaaaaaattcaaaaattCAGTACTTTCTAAGTTCAGcaactattttaaat ATGAAGGAAGACTTGAATGGGTTATTTAAGCTCCTTAGTATAACTAATCCCACAGTGTGCATATGTTCAAAGGATAACCAGTTATCAATACCTTACGACAAGTTGACGAACAAGGTATTATACAAAAAGTTATACGCAAGGTCACTAACGAAAGTTTTAATGCCggaaaatttaacatttcaaCTCCTTGAATCTGaagataaatataaa GAAGTTAGGTTGGTGGGATATTTGGTAGATTATTTGTGCAATTTTGAGTCAaaaaagtgtataatattcGTTAACACGATCACTTACGTGTACAGACTAGAGTCTCTACTAAG CTTAATTTTCTGGAAGGATTTACATGAACTAAGACTTAAGAGGAAGTACTGCGCTACCTTTGATCTTGATACCAAGTTGGACTACGTCGCAGGAATACACTCAAGACTTAGGCAAAAACAAAGATTAAACCGTTTAgaaaa GTTCAGCTCTAATAAAAAGTCCATTTTGATATGCACCGATGTAGCGTCTAGAGGATTAGATATACCAAATATTGACATTGTGATCCACTTCTACCCACCAAAAAACAAATCACTCTTTTTACACCGATCAGGAAGAACAGCACGACTTAAATCAGATG GAGTATCGGTGTGCTTTTGCACCCCAAATGACCGAGAGTTATGGAAGAAGTTGTTCACGGCGATAAATAAAAACGtggataaaattgataaaattgagGAAATTCCACGAGATAAGTTCATGA AGCTTAAGGATTTGTTACAACTGGCGGAAGTTATAGAAAAGAGCGAATTCAAG ATGTCGAAGGAAAAGAGTATTCAAAGCTGGTTCCAAAATGCTGCTAGAAGGGCTGAAATAATTCTTAGTGACGATGAATCCGAGGAAGAAACCAAGAGGCAGAGGAGTTATAAAGCTATGAAATCTGAGAAGAGAAAGCTTTTAAAG atTCGGTCCGAGTTTGGAATCGACAACTAA
- a CDS encoding Serine hydrolase (FSH1) family protein: MKLNVMFLHGLMQTTEMLSESFSNLNKSLSRMLNVTYLKAPFELTEFPAFCKMSSEKTDEEVRKLEKSIRANYYSRKGRKNTYGGTWFFTDFDGNYSPQLRNVKIIGLEESLDFVLNECKRTNCDGLLGFSQGSLISTILAKKTLNDPSLGWKAKFCILFSSPMPYATSLSTFLASGDKIQTPSLHILGKSDIMVPNHRSLLLSECFVNPIVHYHEGGHDVPHFDDISVYENFLSKFL; the protein is encoded by the coding sequence ATGAAGTTAAATGTTATGTTTTTACACGGGCTTATGCAAACGACTGAAATGCTCTCAGAGAGCTTCTCAAACTTAAACAAAAGCCTATCAAGGATGTTGaatgtaacatatttaaaagCGCCTTTTGAGTTGACGGAATTCCCAGCGTTTTGTAAAATGTCCAGTGAAAAGACTGATGAGGAGGTTAGGAAGTTAGAGAAAAGTATCAGGgcaaattattatagtagaAAGGGCAGAAAGAACACATATGGAGGGACTTGGTTCTTTACAGACTTTGACGGAAATTATTCACCGCAGCTaagaaatgttaaaatcaTCGGACTGGAGGAATCACTTGATTTTGTGTTAAATGAGTGTAAAAGAACAAATTGTGACGGGCTTTTAGGTTTCAGTCAAGGTTCCTTAATCTCAACAATTTTAGCTaaaaaaacattaaatgACCCAAGTTTGGGCTGGAAGGCTAAATTTTGTATACTTTTTAGTTCACCGATGCCTTATGCAACATCACTGAGCACCTTTCTAGCCTCAGGAGATAAAATTCAAACACCTtccttacacattttggGGAAGAGCGATATTATGGTTCCTAACCATAGATCTCTATTATTATCTGAATGTTTTGTGAATCCTATTGTACATTATCATGAGGGGGGTCACGATGTTCCTCACTTTGACGATATTTCAGTTTATgagaattttttatctaaatttctgtaa
- a CDS encoding Mitochondrial ribosomal death-associated protein 3 family protein, producing MSRRLANFKLPNIVTPKPRTGARRTSREKKEDESQDKYTSAYSLLQTSYKISEEDYRKYGVEHGLLPPYLSNPDSFKVDSRNLYTSFDNCNIYNVGSVVKLDTNDLFNELPEGLCGDMLKDISLLPESEPLGLLNRKPAVEIISQLKQYSQGSSESLRSRGILLDGKRGSGKSFILNHVSLWARRNGWMVIHEPCASKYSTEVGTIKRSNAGVYIQLEFARTFLERLLMKNEQHLSEIPVIKSLYGNISLDGNYLKYSKRMFDPVIEKIIQEELEILKEDSDPDELECTREKLKLWHSYRKQFRIPVLSDRLQNPLKLVDIANFGVNNETFANQAVYEIFNQLKHQTKFPLLFIIDEYNECFTASEYLSIKYENTKFNGWIPSYHLTMPRLFHKFDGDHYRNGFKILATSWSKRKRKKFRPEYLGILPNEVRTVRNFTSREFANYILNLKNTRVIYNFPNDKINYFYMLTGGNGFESRRLLSKLY from the exons atgtcCAGAAGATTAgctaattttaaacttccTAACATAGTTACTCCTAAGCCGAGAACTGGTGCTAGGAGAACATCAAGAGAAAAAAAGGAAGATGAGTCTCAGGACAAGTACACATCAGCTTATTCTTTGCTACAAACCTCTTATAAAATTTCTGAGGAGGATTACAGGAAATACGGAGTTGAACATGGTCTTCTTCCTCCTTATTTGTCCAATCCAGATTCTTTTAAAGTAGATTCCAGAAATCTTTACACTTCATTTGATAACTGTAACATATATAATGTCGGCTCAGTCGTAAAACTTGATACAAATGATCTATTTAATGAACTTCCGGAAGGACTTTGCG GTGATATGCTTAAGGATATATCTCTTTTACCTGAGTCTGAGCCTCTGGGATTACTTAATCGCAAGCCTGCAGTGGAGATAATATCTCAGTTAAAGCAGTACTCTCAGGGCAGTTCGGAGTCATTGAGATCGagaggtattttattgGATGGAAAGAGAGGCTCAGGAAAG AGTTTTATCCTAAATCACGTTTCATTGTGGGCACGGAGGAACGGCTGGATGGTTATTCATGAACCTTGTGCCTCCAAATACTCCACTGAAGTTGGCACCATTAAAAGATCAAACGCCGGTGTTTACATCCAG TTAGAATTTGCTAGAACATTTTTGGAGCGACTTTTGATGAAGAACGAGCAACATTTATCCGAAATTCCAGTAATAAAATCACTGTATGGCAATATTTCACTGGATGGAAACTACTTAAAGTACAGTAAACGGATGTTTGATCCAGTCATTGAGAAGATAATCCAGGAAGAATTGGAAATCTTGAAAGAAGATTCTGATCCTGAC GAATTAGAATGCACCAGAGAGAAGCTAAAGTTGTGGCACAGTTATAGAAAACAGTTCAGAATACCCGTTTTATC TGATCGCCTTCAAAACCCGTTAAAACTGGTAGATATCGCAAATTTTGGTGTTAATAATGAAACCTTCGCCAATCAAGCCGTTTACGAGATTTTTAATCAGCTAAAGCACCAGACCAAGTTCCCCTTACTCTTCATAATAG ATGAGTACAATGAGTGCTTCACTGCCTCGGAATACCTCTCGATTAAGTATGAGAATACTAAGTTTAATGGTTGGATTCCAAGTTACCACTTAACCATGCCGAGATTATTTCACAAATTTGACGGAGATCACTACAGAAATG gatttaaaatattagcAACAAGTTGGTCAAAGCGCAAGAGAAAGAAATTTAGGCCTGAATACCTGGGAATTCT CCCCAATGAAGTTAGGACTGTCCGTAACTTCACTTCCAGGGAGTTTGCAAACTATATcttaaacttgaaaaataCTCGTGTAATTTATAACTTCCCTAATGAcaaaatcaattatttcTACATGCTAAcag GCGGAAATGGGTTCGAATCCAGGAGATTACTTTCCAAactttactaa
- the AFC3 gene encoding Protein kinase domain protein: MTHYDDENKMYDNEKLNSEDGYYRKRDSSRINDRRRSSRRKYSSRRMYHSSNYRHKRRKHSRHKSYSSSPSYSRSSTHNTTEPSDSIHRSRSKSSKDSSESDTRSYSDRNHRRYSGSSSLDRRRYRNHNKYSHRHRDRSRDRYRYRDRRYSRRSHRPSRRYSHRRDYSRSYRRRYRRSYSPSHRHKYSHRDRYSHRHRYSGRDKYADRAKSPTDEIIHFKWDKGMNLSEYVVLNKVSDGTFGRVLLCEKEGKQFAVKVVRDVDKYTQSAKIEADILLDIKSSDVNSESHCVVLHDNFMYRNRNMCLVFEKLGPSLYDFLEKNDFKGFFISDIQNMAYQLLKGLSFLKKKRLVHTDIKPENILLVCGKDDFIEVPFPRSHTGMTTKRPAMSDIKLIDFGSAIYEDEYHSSIINTRQYRAPEVILDIGWSYSSDLWSLGCTLMELYTGHLLFRTHSHMEHLAMMEKTLGKFPEEVINSAKNTQGKNYISPNEPRLNWPEGAKSKSSVHRVEECKTIMDLVKPEHRLFGEFIRYILNLDSNKRPTPEEAMQHEFFTLKLPEN, from the exons ATGACCCACTATGATGacgaaaataaaatgtatgataatgaaaaattaaattccGAAGATGGATATTATCGCAAACGAGATTCCAGTAGAATAAATGACCGTAGAAGGTCGAGCCGTAGAAAATATAGTAGCCGCCGTATGTACCATTCCTCTAATTATAGGCATAAACGACGCAAACATTCCAGACATAAAAGTTATTCCAGTTCCCCTTCCTACAGTAGAAGTTCAACTCATAATACCACTGAACCCAGTGATTCCATTCATCGGAGCCGTAGTAAAAGTAGCAAGGATTCCTCAGAAAGTGATACCAGGAGTTATAGCGATAGGAACCATAGAAGATACTCAGGGAGCTCAAGCCTAGATCGTCGTCGTTACCGGAACCATAATAAATATAGCCATAGGCATAGAGATAGAAGCAGAGATAGGTATAGATATAGAGACAGAAGGTATAGTAGAAGATCTCACAGACCAAGTAGAAGATACTCCCATAGACGTGATTACTCAAGATCTTATAGAAGAAGATATAGACGCAGCTACTCCCCGTCACATAGGCACAAATACTCACATAGAGATAGGTACAGCCATAGGCACAGGTATAGTGGTAGGGATAAGTATGCTGACAGAGCCAAGTCACCCACGGATGAAATTATCCATTTCAAGTGGGACAAGGGTATGAATTTATCAGAGTACGTGGTCTTGAATAAAGTGAGTGACGGAACATTCGGTAGAGTGTTATTATGTGAAAAGGAAGGCAAACAATTTGCAGTCAAGGTTGTGAGGGACGTCGACAAATACACTCAATCGGCAAAGATTGAGGCAGATATACTTTTGGATATAAAGAGCTCGGACGTTAATTCCGAGAGTCATTGCGTGGTTTTACATGACAACTTTATGTACAGGAACAGAAACATGTGTTTGGTTTTCGAGAAACTTGGCCCTTCACTATACGATTTTTTGgaaaaaaatgattttaaaggCTTTTTCATTTCAGATATACAGAACATGGCCTATCAGCTTCTGAAGGGACTTTCGTTTCTTAAGAAAAAACGCCTAGTCCACACAGATATTAAACCTGAGAATATACTGCTAGTATGTGGAAAAGATGATTTCATAGAAGTACCATTTCCAAGATCACAT ACTGGGATGACGACTAAAAGACCAGCTATGTCAGATATTAAACTAATTGACTTTGGAAGCGCTATTTATGAAGATGAGTATCACAGctcaattattaatacaaGACAGTACAGAGCACCAGAAGTTATTCTAG ATATTGGATGGAGCTACTCGAGTGATCTGTGGTCATTAGGATGTACACTAATGGAGTTGTACACAGGACATTTACTCTTTAGAACACACAGTCACATGGAACACTTGGCAATGATG GAAAAGACTCTCGGGAAATTCCCAGAAGAAGTTATAAATTCTGCTAAAAATACTCAAGGAAAAAACTACATTAGTCCAAATGAACCCAGACTCAACTG gcCTGAAGGCGCAAAATCAAAATCATCAGTTCACAGAGTTGAAGAGTGTAAAACCATAATG GATTTGGTAAAGCCTGAACACAGACTTTTTGGAGAATTTATCAGatatatactaaatttaGACTCGAATAAAAGACCAACACCGGAAGAAGCAATGCAGCAtgaattttttactttaaaattaccagaAAACTAA
- a CDS encoding Sas10/Utp3/C1D family protein — translation MLVYFITFVFLFFYKMEAGPSAIGFEKSLSKLEYNSNTFLKHLNQLLNSVNFNKFKSNTSGLEYAKFCSTMAFVLCSLHYIKLKLEGGNVGSHPVSNNLNRIKCYMKQINDKQTQGKRVNKVRINKEAVKRIINSSR, via the exons ATGTTGGTTTATTTCATCACTTTtgtatttttgtttttttataaaatggaAGCTGGTCCAAGTGCGATCGGTTTCGAGAAATCTTTATCTAAACTTGAGTATAATTCAAACACATTTCTAAAGCATCTCAACCAACTTCTAAATtctgttaattttaacaaatttaagaGTAATACCTCTG gacTAGAATATGCTAAATTTTGCTCCACTATGGCTTTCGTTCTTTGTTCCCTTCACTACA TAAAACTTAAGCTAGAAGGAGGGAATGTCGGCTCTCATCCAGTATCTAACAAtttg AATCGAATCAAATGTTATATGAAACAAATCAATGACAAACAAACTCAGG GGAAAAGGGTTAATAAGGTTCGAATAAATAAAGAGGCCGTAAAAAGGATTATAAATTCTTCAAGATGA
- a CDS encoding Insulinase (Peptidase family M16) family protein, giving the protein MGVFSKIGRVSPDVSTLIVNKCARRTLFTNRHNYVSNPRFNLTLKRNVTTSLATDLFKDSKLHPNALNQPPCHVTTLKNGLRVATVWMPGSSSTVGVWIDSGSRFETPETNGSAHFLEHMIFKGTKSRSRHQLEEQIEHKGAHLNAYTSREQTAYYARCFNNDIPWCTELLSDILQNSLIDPDHMENEKHVILREMEEVEKSHDEVVFDRLHMTAFRDCSLGFTILGPVENIKNMQREYLLDYINRNYTADRMVLCAVGNFEHDKFVSLAEKHFSTIPKAVTKVELEKPYFVGSELLERNDEMGPYAHIAVALEGVPWNSPDSVAFMLMQSIIGTYNKSNEGVVPGKVSGNKTIHAVANRMTVGCAEFFSAFNTCYKDTGLFGFYAKADEVAVDHCVGELLFGITSLSYSVTDEEVERAKRQLMLQFLSMTESTSSVAEEVARQILVYGRRMPVAEFLLRLEKIDAEEVKRVAWKYLHDSEVAVSAMGPLHGMPSLVDLRQKTYWLRY; this is encoded by the exons ATGGGTgtatttagtaaaataggAAGGGTCTCCCCTGATGTTTCAACGCttattgttaataaatgtgCCAGGAGAACATTGTTTACTAATCGTCACAATTATGTGTCTAATCCAAGGTTCAACCTGACCCTTAAAAGGAACGTCACAACTTCTTTGGCGACTGACCTTTTTAAGGATTCCAAATTACATCCAAACGCGTTAAATCAACCCCCCTGCC ATGTTACCACACTTAAAAATGGGCTTAGAGTTGCCACTGTTTGGATGCCAGGCTCCTCATCTACCGTTGGAGTCTGGATAGATAGCGGAAGCCGATTTGAAACACCCGAGACAAACGGTTCTGCACATTTTCTTGAACATATGATTTTTAAA GGGACAAAGTCACGTTCAAGGCACCAGTTGGAAGAACAAATTGAACACAAAGGCGCACACTTAAACGCATATACCTCAAGAGAACAGACAGC GTACTATGCAAGGtgttttaataatgatatCCCTTGGTGTACCGAGTTGTTGAGCGATATTTTGCAAAACAGCTTAATTGACCCAGACCACATGGAGAATGAGAAGCATGTCATTCTGCGTGAAATGGAAGAAGTAGAAAAGTCACACGATGAGGTTGTCTTTGATCGATTACACATGACG GCATTTCGGGACTGTTCACTGGGATTCACTATTCTG GGCCCAGTtgaaaatataaagaatatGCAACGTGAGTATCTCTTGGACTATATTAATCGAAATTACACAGCCGACAGGATG GTTCTTTGTGCTGTTGGTAATTTTGAACACGATAAGTTCGTCTCATTGGCTGAAAAACACTTCTCAACC ATACCTAAGGCAGTGACTAAGGTTGAGTTGGAGAAGCCATATTTTGTTGGCTCTGAACTATTAGAAAGAAACGACGAAATGGGACCTTACGCTCATATAGCAGTTGCACTTGAAGGGGTGCCATGGAACTCACCCGATTCTGTGGCTTTCATGCTAATGCAAAGCATCATCGGCACCTATAATAAATCTAACGAAGGCGTAGTCCCAG GGAAAGTGTCTGGAAATAAAACAATTCATGCCGTGGCGAACAGGATGACAGTTGGCTGCGCTGAGTTTTTTAGCGCATTTAACACTTGCTACAAGGATACTGGCCTGTTTGGATTCTACGCTAAAGCCGACGAAGTAGCAGTTGACCACTGCGTGGGAGAATTGCTCTTCGGAATCACATCCCTTTCATACTCA GTGACTGATGAGGAGGTGGAGCGGGCTAAGAGACAGTTAATGTTACAGTTTCTCTCAATGACGGAGTCGACATCAAGTGTCGCAGAGGAAGTTGCCAGGCAAATTCTCGTATATGGAAGAAGAATGCCCGTCGCAGAATTTCTCCTCAGACTTGAAAAAATCGACGCTGAAGAAGTTAAACGAGTTGCCTGGAAATACTTGCACGACtca GAGGTTGCCGTGAGCGCAATGGGACCATTGCATGGAATGCCATCTCTAGTTGATCTAAGGCAAAAAACTTATTGGCTTAgatattaa